Proteins co-encoded in one Setaria viridis chromosome 9, Setaria_viridis_v4.0, whole genome shotgun sequence genomic window:
- the LOC117837044 gene encoding uncharacterized protein isoform X2: MSQLISVSRSVAATLLLLLSAAAAAEAQAGAACHNDIVALRTTCYEYVQEGGRAVPPSSNCCATLMGLTNVPCVCDYLGSDLDIDLDKVFYIGRHCGVAIPRACGGQM; the protein is encoded by the exons ATGTCGCAGCTGATCTCTGTTAGCCGCAGCGTGGCTGCGACACTCCTCCTGCTCCTTTCTGCAGCTGCCGCGGCAGAAGCTCAGGCTGGCGCGGCCTGCCACAACGACATTGTAGCCCTGCGGACCACCTGCTACGAGTACGTCCAGGAGGGTGGCCGGGCGGTGCCGCCGTCGTCCAACTGCTGCGCCACCTTGATGGGCCTCACCAACGTCCCCTGCGTCTGCGACTATCTCGGTTCCGACCTCGACATTGACCTGGACAAAGTGTTCTACATCGGCAGGCACTGCGGAGTCGCCATCCCCAGGGCCTGCGGAGGTCAG ATGTAA
- the LOC117837044 gene encoding uncharacterized protein isoform X1 yields MSQLISVSRSVAATLLLLLSAAAAAEAQAGAACHNDIVALRTTCYEYVQEGGRAVPPSSNCCATLMGLTNVPCVCDYLGSDLDIDLDKVFYIGRHCGVAIPRACGDVKQV; encoded by the exons ATGTCGCAGCTGATCTCTGTTAGCCGCAGCGTGGCTGCGACACTCCTCCTGCTCCTTTCTGCAGCTGCCGCGGCAGAAGCTCAGGCTGGCGCGGCCTGCCACAACGACATTGTAGCCCTGCGGACCACCTGCTACGAGTACGTCCAGGAGGGTGGCCGGGCGGTGCCGCCGTCGTCCAACTGCTGCGCCACCTTGATGGGCCTCACCAACGTCCCCTGCGTCTGCGACTATCTCGGTTCCGACCTCGACATTGACCTGGACAAAGTGTTCTACATCGGCAGGCACTGCGGAGTCGCCATCCCCAGGGCCTGCGGAG ATGTAAAGCAGGTCTGA
- the LOC117837043 gene encoding pathogenesis-related protein PRB1-2: MAFPKHSLLAAFAAVAMAMALAATTASAQNTPRDFVNLHNRARAADGVGPVTWDARVARYAQDYATRRAGDCRLVHSGGPFGENIFWGSAGRAWSAADALRSWVEEKRYYHLSTNTCDPGKVCGHYTQVVWRRSTRIGCARVVCAANRGVFIVCSYDPPGNMNGQRPFLTLDAAAK; this comes from the coding sequence ATGGCGTTTCCCAAGCATAGTCTACTAGCTGCCTTTGCTGCTGTGGCCATGGCGATGGCCCTAGCAGCAACCACCGCCTCGGCCCAGAACACGCCGCGGGACTTCGTCAACCTGCACAaccgggcgcgcgcggcggacggCGTCGGCCCGGTGACGTGGGACGCCCGGGTGGCGAGGTACGCGCAGGACTACGCCACGAGGCGCGCCGGCGACTGCAGGCTGGTGCACTCCGGCGGGCCGTTCGGGGAGAACATCTTCTGGGGCTCGGCGGGGCGGGCGTGgagcgccgccgacgcgctGCGGTCGTGGGTGGAGGAGAAGAGGTACTACCACCTGAGCACCAACACCTGCGACCCCGGCAAGGTGTGCGGCCACTACACGCAGGTGGTGTGGCGCAGGTCCACCCGCATCGGCTGCGCGCGCGTCGTCTGCGCCGCCAACCGGGGGGTCTTCATCGTCTGCAGCTACGACCCCCCGGGCAACATGAACGGCCAGCGGCCGTTCCTCACGCTTGACGCGGCTGCCAAGTGA